The genomic stretch AGGACATATGGAACATCAACCCCGTCGAGCTGCCTTAGAAGTTTTCTTCTTGGAACCGAACACGGTCTTACCACGTCGTTGTGATGAccaaccccaccccccccccctccccccccccccccccccccccccggcttTTATTGTTCCCCTCCCTCTCACTTTCTCATGTGAATAAAATGCTCGGAATAAAAGGGCAGCGTTTGGTTGCTACACTAGTATAGTAAGTGCTCGGAAAAAAGTGGTTATTTGAAATAAGCCCCACCATCTCGTATGTATAGTGGATATTCCGAACAAAGGCAGTGAGGCACCATCTATATTTATCGTTTGGTTCAGTAAAAGTTTAGTTTTTTTCTGTTCTCAAATAGCCAAATTAATGAGGGTTATCACATTCCACCCCATTTACCTACAACGTATCTTCAGTGTGAAACTGTCATGATCGAAACCGTTCAGTCTCTTAATCTTGATCATCTTTACGGAAAATCATCGGATATCGCTAGTCATCTAAAtgtgtgaaataaatcaattgTTCATTGCGAATATGCTACTTGGTACTTATActgttgatttatttgatacatttagatAACTAAACAATACCCGATTCGAATGATTTATTGTAGAGatgattttcaaatgaaaatttagAGACTGAACATTTTCgattataaaaaattttacGGTAAAAATACGTTATTTGCaagtagaaaaaaaatcagCTCTCTAAGATTATGGGCAGGTAGAGAGAACAACACTCTTCACATCTTAAGATGTCTTTTTTTAATGGGCATTGCAAGCACATGGCCAGAAGAGCACATAGATCGATTCAAGTAGTGATCCCATCCACCCTCACATGATGTTTAATTTTGTTCTGCACATATATATGGCACAAATTATTTTGCATATTCAATTCTTGTGTGTGCATCACTGCAACAAACACATGCTACCCTTAATTAAAGCAAAATTTAGCTCCCGTGACAATATGAATACGTCCTGAATCACTTGTAAATGTTCGTATTTAATACATGTTTATATCCTATAAAATCCGCAACCGTAAAGTTTACTGCAAGCCAAACTTACAAGTCAAAGATTGTAGTTCTTAAAGCCTTGAGGATGTAAACGGATATTGAGTTTGAAATGCACTTTAAAGTTGTGCGGTTGGAGTGTTTTGGATCAAGGCAAGGGCATCTTTTCATACTTGCAAAAGAAGATTGATACGTAGAGGGAAAGAAGTAAACAATATGTATGTTATGGTTTATCACGTATTCGGTATGACTGTCTGACTGGACTAATTCGTACCGAGTAAGACTATAAAATTTGGTTAGAACCAAAATATAAGGTGTTCCCATATTTTTTGAGAGGTACCCTACAAATGACATGGACGGACATCTTACACAAGTTTTAAAAAGGTCCCCAGATGAGGTGTTCTGTTCAAACTTTACGGAATTAAAAGCAAAAGAATGgaaaaaagaaggggaaaaaagTTAACATTTCTGAGGACCGAAATGTATCGCTGAGATTCAAGTGCTGGGCTGCTACCTTAAAGTCATAAGCAGTAAACAGAAGCTTTACCGACAGAAACTCCCAAAGCTGCTTTTGATGGAATCACTTCTCAGTTGGGCATCAGTCCCATCAACATCTCTTGCTTATGTTCATTTCCAAGCCACCAGGACTTGAATTCAACATCACCATTTTCGACTGGACGGCTAAGATCAAATGCATCGCAGATGTTGGAAATCTGCTGCTTCAGCACTCTGGACTCTTGTGCACCTCTCTCGGGGTCTTTGTCGAAATGAACTCTCTTGTGGCCACCCAAGGCTTGGCCTGTTGCAAACACCTTCAAGCAGATGGAGCACTTGTGACCCTTATTCTCAATTACTCTTTCCGTCTCCCCTTCTGCTGCTGAATTATCACTGCATTCAAGCTTGGCAATCGGAATTCTATCTTCATGATCCTCATTTTTTACGGCAGAACTATTGCTGGTTGATTTGTGAACTCTTTGGTGAGCTCCAAGTGCCTGATACGTCCTGAAAACCTTGTTGCAAATCCTGCACTTGTGCTCTCTTTTCTTCTGGGAATCAGCAAAGACTTCAGATTCAGTAGCATATAACATGGATTTATTGTTCAAACCCAACTTCTTTGATCCGAATGCAGCTACATCCAATTCTACTTCCTCGATAATATCCACATTCATTTCCACTTCAGTATCACACAGCCCAAATGCAGATTGCCCATCCGGTCTAGGCCTCTTATAACCTGCACCCCTGGAGAACCTGTCTGCCATTTCGACATTCTTTTCCTCATCACTCAGAAACCAAGAACCGTTTTCGCTAAACTCAAATACTTTCTTCTCATCAGAGACATTCTTACAATCAGAAATGCAATCAACCAATTTCACAGTATCGTCACAAACATCACAACCAGAAACACCACCCTTCTTTCCCATGATCCAATTCTTTTGACTTGGTGATTGAACTTCCAATGACAACGAATTGTTATCCGAAGACTCGGTCACCGAACTAATTCGACCCAAATTGCTTCCACTACCAGATATGATCATCAAACAAATAGCCCCCTCTACTACTTCTTCCCCGAATTCAGTAACATACTTAGATTCATTCACACTAAAACTAGAAAAAGAACAGCTTGAATTAGTATTCTTGTACCTCAATCTTTTCGATCTTTTCCTCCGAATCAGCCCCATTGTCTCACTGCTGTACTGACAGGAATCCACAGAAAGCATCTTGCTTGAAGAAACAGTCTCCAATCCATCAGTTCCCCTAATCCTTTCCGAGTGGCATCTGCTATGAGTAGCTAAAGCTCTCAACGATTCAAACCCTTTACAGCAAACTTCGCAAGACCGCGTTTCCTTCCTCTCCCTCCCCGAGTGATGCCTCATGTGCCCGAACATCGCCCTCATCGAATCAAACCCTTTGCCACAAACCCTGCACCTGCAGACGGTGTCATTTTCTTCCCCTGCAGAAGCTTTAAACTTCGAGTCCCCTGAAAACTTCCAGGACTTTTTCGGGTTCCTTCGTAATCCATAACCAGCGTGATCATCGTCTTCAACCTCAAAATCCACCCTGCACATTTTGATCTTTTTCTCTGTTTTAGCAGATTTTCTTGCTCCATGGCACCTCATGTGACCTCCCAAGACTCTGCCGCTCACAAAACTCTTTTTGCAGAGCTTGCACACATGCTCCATCATCTTAACCAGAAAAGCAAACGAACCCAGATCCCAGAACCGAGAAGGAATCCAATTTTCCGagaaagtttgaatctttcCACCGCATTCGAGGAAAAAATTGCTGAAGGAGCTCAAGAAACAGAGGATGCTGAAAACCCAGATCAGAGACGAAGCTTTCTTGCTTTTTTCAAAAGTGCTGGAGAAGAAGcacttttgggttttgtagaaTTTGTGGGCAAGAACAAGATATGGGTCCCTAATCAAAACCTCTCCGTCTCTCTTGGGGAAGAAACGACTCAGATTTCAGAGTTTTGGTTTGAGCACAAAggtctctctcctctctctctctctctctcgtgtgGTGCTTGAAGACATGTAAATGTGGAAGCCAAAAAGCAAAGCAATATTTCTGTAACTGCAGCACTGACTGAGTGAGAGGACTGCTTTCCCAGTAGTGGGCAAGACTAGACACAACGAAAACGAAATAGATGTTTAATGTTGGGATCTTTCTAgcactaatctctctctctctctctctctctctctagattttctctctctaaatgtttgttgtTGGGAGCTTATGCCTCATTTGGCAATAGAGAAAAAGAAACCAAATCCTTGCATGAAAGCAAAGCTATAGTCCCAGACTCCGACTTTTGTCCCACTTGCTCGTCTACATCAAACCACCAACTCTGCTATTGCTACCACCATGATCACTCACATTTTGTCATTTCTGTAATTAACATATGAAATATGTGTGTTTATGTCGACTTGCCGGATCACGGCACCGTAGACACAGACAAGCAAACAATCATGTATCCAGGTTGGATGGATAACGTCGTTCAAAATGGTGGATTTAAATTCGGAAAGTTAGATagatatgaatttttttaatttattatggaaaattatttttttctttaaatattataatattgatAAACGCTTTCCTACCAGATATATTTATAAATGGAAATGATTTATGTACTTATTTGTCTCATATTCAACATCAAGGTTTACGATTTAACAAATAAGATAataaccaaaagagaaaaataagaaagaaaaaaaaaatgctgatAGAGATAAAATGACAGTGTGAAAGTCACATCGATAAAAATTTGTACTGTACTCACACTCGACAAAAAGTGGGTGACCAAATGCAGAGGCTGAAGTGACGTAAATACCAAAAGGACCCTAATTTATGGCGTTGCTTGGGGTGCAAGGCTCAAGAATTGGGTGATCCTACCTTCATGAGATCTGTGTACATTTTCTTTCCAAGGACATAGCAACCAACGGACTGGAAATGTAAGTGCCTATATACCACTTTGTTATTCTTCTAAGATCATCTtcaatttttgggttaaaatttaaaatttttagctcATAACATTTAGGTTGTAGCTCgaaaacagcttttctgcttTAACCCTTTTGGCCTAAATTTTTTAGtctgagattattaaagaatcaatttaggctaattttttcttttaaaatagtttttttatgtacactatcataatttaattttatgaacattttaaactaaaaatatttaaatttggataaatattgaaaaatcactaaatttgggtgaattttgagttaaataattttttaattattttagccgttggatttaaatttgagccattagatatttttttaccgttagatttgattatattcgatttcAGCTGTTAGATTCAATAAATCCTGAAAGACATGCCCATTTGGGTGGGGTACCACTAGTGGTGCCCGCACCATTTTATAGGCTAAATCCTGAAGGGAATTTGactattttttacttttaacttttaaccCACACATTTAGCATGGGTTCAGTTAGGTTTTTGGGACACATTTAGCATGGGTTcagttaggtttttttttggggggggggggggaggggaggggggaataaaacctaaaaaatagcatttagCCCTGGGTTGGGTTTGTTCTAAGCAACCCTACACAAGGGACAAGGTTCGAACCTtgcaagaaaattttcaatgtaaTCGGTACAGAAAATTCTCAAACCTCACTGTCCCCAACTGTCGAATGCACAGTAAATTTGACAGGGGTAGCATGGTAAAAAAACTCGGAAGGCACAGTATATTTGACAGGGGTTGgttaatgtgtttttttttttgaacttcgAAGGAAGTTCATTAGATTCGAACTTTGAAAGAAGTACATTAGCATGCATAAAGTTAATAATAGTCACGTCAAAAGAATTTTGACATTTGACCAAACTCTTCACCCTTAAATTCTAAGGGATACCGTGGACATGGTAGAATTTTTCCTTGCTCAAGTTGGACAATCTTAAGCCTTGGACACTACTTTTCAAACCCATGATCTGTTTTTTAGTTGGAAAAGCATTCTCGCATACTTCTTTTGAGATATGCTAAAGAAGCTATTTCAAAAGTGAAATTCTTCATAAATTCTCTATCTACTTATGTTTTTagtacaatgttttataatattgacataAAAATTGATGTTGGACAGTAAAATAACAGagaatccataaaaaaaaaaaatatatatatatatatatatattaaaaagcTTTCTAGAGAAGTTTGGACAATAATTAAGTTCATGTAAAAATTCATTTCCAAGGGATTGAGAGAAATAGTATCAAATAAGAGTGACAACACTGGGAAAacgaacacaatataaaacgaAATTAACCTCactaccaaaaacaaaaagatacaGTGTAAATTCTTGATAACGAActtttgattcaatttcttcGATGAAAACCATCCCTTTTGCGTTACTATTCTCACGGGACTCATCCTCAGAAGGAAAAACAGGATTTTCGTCTCACGGAAGAACTTGGGTAATGAAATTCTACCCTATTCACTTAAGGAAGGAGTTTCCCGGCCACGGTAATCCCTTTGACTAGTAGACGGAGGACACCAATCGTGTACTAGAAACCTACATCTGTAGCTGCCTTCTTCCAAGAACTGAAAAACCCAAGGAAAACTACTTTCACCTTTGAAGAGTTAATAATCGATCACCAACTTGAAGCTCCTCCTTCAGGGTTCTCGAAGTCATGAACAAAAGGCTTTAGGAGTTCGTACAGCCCAAAGCTGGCTTGATTTGAACAACAGTGCGAGGAATTATTAGTTGTACTGTAGTTCACCTCCAACCTTTGCCATCTCAACATCTAATTGTGCTGATGCAGGCCAGTCAAGATGTTCGTATACTTAAATATACGAGTTGTCATTCTACACTGCGATTCTTGAATCTTTCTCCTCCGTAAGTGGAGCATATGACTCAACTGTCTTGCTGATACTCATATGATGTGCAAGAATCATCCTGAATATCATAATTCTCTCTGTTGCTGCTAGGAGTTTTATCCAAAAGCTGAGTTTCAGTAGCACCACCACTATAACCAGGGGGATTCTCAACATGAGCTCCTGAGCCATCATCTATATCACCTGCATCCTCGTCCTTAATTCCATCACAACCAACCACATCGGCACCATCATTACAACCATCTACGTCATCAGCATCCTCAATGTGCTCATTGAAACAGCCTAAATGTTCTACCTGGATATAGGCAGGAGCATTTAGATTTACAGGAGATTCCACCAAAGCGTCCTTGTCATCATTGACCACTCCAAGTTCGCTCTTTTGCCACTCATCATCGTCACTATCAATGTTTAGAGGGTCAAACCTATTCTGCTCAGCACGCTTACGGAGCATGAAAACATTGAAATAATAGCTGACAAGGTCTTTGTGTGGTCGCAAAGGAAAAGCCACTGAGAGGTGGTGCCAGAAGTTCTTACCCAATGATGCAGGGTTAGAGAGGATGGCATCGTGGAAGGCACGCTCTTCCTCTTTAGTCCATTTCTCTGCAACCTCCTCTCCCATTTCATAAAAGCCCAACTCTTCAAATAGGTGATGTCCAAGGTCTTCCCTTAATTTCTCTTTTGCTTCCATGACATGCTGTCTCACGCATCTAACAGAGCCTGCATCAGCACACTTACAGTTGTTTCTAGCTCTCACATCTTCACATAAATAGTTTTCAAATGTATCCAGCTCAGGCATAGAAATGATACAGGTACCCATCAGCTTCTCCTGATTGACACCAAGGCCTTGGCCAGAAACATATGAAACTTCGCGCCGAGGATCCAATTTCTCCAGATGATTTGAAGAGTGTGAACCCTCGTGGCCCCATTCTGGAACATAAGCTTGATGCTGAGGTCCGATAGAAACTAGCTTTTGAGGAGGACAATCAACAGGAGATGAGAAGATCACATCAGAATGAAGAAAAGCCCTCAAATGGTTTGCAGGTGAAAAAAATTCTGGGAATAATGATAGATGCCCTGCTGCCTCAGGTCTTACATGAGCTTCAAACATATTGTTGTTGGCCCACCAAAATCGGAAGGAGCTTCCAGAGGCACCAGTTTCAAGTTCTTTGTAGGTCTCATTTGAGGATTCAGTTCCCAAGTCACTTGCAGACCTTCCTTCGTCTGGACATTTACTAAAACTCCCGTCGCCTTCACCATCTTCATATTGTAATTACATCAGCTATAAGATCAAACTCAATATCTACAGATTACACTAAGCTAATAAAAACCATGCATTAGTCCTCGTAAACAATATACTAACTCACATCAGATTACACTAACTTAGATCAGAATAACAAACACTGATGCCATTATTTCTATTCAAAGGTCAGGTTGTGTTAATAGTCCAGATTAAACTCCAAATTGCAATTCCAGATCCACGGCACATGTTATGCATTTACATCTTCTAAGTTTTCCGCCAATCATTATACGCACAACTTGAAAATGAAATTATTATCGACCAATTGACCAATTGACCAAGCAACTATTTGGTacctgaaatttgaaatttctggGGGCTGCTACTCAAAGGAAAAGTATCCACAATTGGAGCAGGCTCATTAGCATGTTCCAATCGTCTTGGGTGCTTACAAGCAACCTCATAAGAATCCTCAACATCAAAAGGCCGTTTGTTTATCATTTTGTCCTGCAAAGTGAAGCCAAATTTGAAATGGAGCACTGAATATGCAATACAGCATTTACATACCTAAAACTCCCACAAAAAGCAGAAAGCCGCAACCAAACATCTCACAAACGAGAAGAAAATAACAGTTCTACATGAAACAAACCCTTTTGAATGACTTGACTTAATCGGCGCTTACTATAAATGAAAACAGATTACATACTCCATAAGAATGAACATAACATTGTTCGTCCTTTCACAACAAATACCGAATTTAAAACAACCGCATCAGGTAACAattctctcatttttcctttcGACAAGTAATAGTGACACTGATTCCTTAAAAAAGGAACATACCATGTTAACTTCAAAGCATCATCTTTTGCAAAAACCCA from Pyrus communis chromosome 7, drPyrComm1.1, whole genome shotgun sequence encodes the following:
- the LOC137739364 gene encoding uncharacterized protein, with the translated sequence MEHVCKLCKKSFVSGRVLGGHMRCHGARKSAKTEKKIKMCRVDFEVEDDDHAGYGLRRNPKKSWKFSGDSKFKASAGEENDTVCRCRVCGKGFDSMRAMFGHMRHHSGRERKETRSCEVCCKGFESLRALATHSRCHSERIRGTDGLETVSSSKMLSVDSCQYSSETMGLIRRKRSKRLRYKNTNSSCSFSSFSVNESKYVTEFGEEVVEGAICLMIISGSGSNLGRISSVTESSDNNSLSLEVQSPSQKNWIMGKKGGVSGCDVCDDTVKLVDCISDCKNVSDEKKVFEFSENGSWFLSDEEKNVEMADRFSRGAGYKRPRPDGQSAFGLCDTEVEMNVDIIEEVELDVAAFGSKKLGLNNKSMLYATESEVFADSQKKREHKCRICNKVFRTYQALGAHQRVHKSTSNSSAVKNEDHEDRIPIAKLECSDNSAAEGETERVIENKGHKCSICLKVFATGQALGGHKRVHFDKDPERGAQESRVLKQQISNICDAFDLSRPVENGDVEFKSWWLGNEHKQEMLMGLMPN
- the LOC137739632 gene encoding uncharacterized protein isoform X2; the encoded protein is MINKRPFDVEDSYEVACKHPRRLEHANEPAPIVDTFPLSSSPQKFQISDEGRSASDLGTESSNETYKELETGASGSSFRFWWANNNMFEAHVRPEAAGHLSLFPEFFSPANHLRAFLHSDVIFSSPVDCPPQKLVSIGPQHQAYVPEWGHEGSHSSNHLEKLDPRREVSYVSGQGLGVNQEKLMGTCIISMPELDTFENYLCEDVRARNNCKCADAGSVRCVRQHVMEAKEKLREDLGHHLFEELGFYEMGEEVAEKWTKEEERAFHDAILSNPASLGKNFWHHLSVAFPLRPHKDLVSYYFNVFMLRKRAEQNRFDPLNIDSDDDEWQKSELGVVNDDKDALVESPVNLNAPAYIQVEHLGCFNEHIEDADDVDGCNDGADVVGCDGIKDEDAGDIDDGSGAHVENPPGYSGGATETQLLDKTPSSNRENYDIQDDSCTSYEYQQDS
- the LOC137739632 gene encoding uncharacterized protein isoform X1 translates to MINKRPFDVEDSYEVACKHPRRLEHANEPAPIVDTFPLSSSPQKFQISDGEGDGSFSKCPDEGRSASDLGTESSNETYKELETGASGSSFRFWWANNNMFEAHVRPEAAGHLSLFPEFFSPANHLRAFLHSDVIFSSPVDCPPQKLVSIGPQHQAYVPEWGHEGSHSSNHLEKLDPRREVSYVSGQGLGVNQEKLMGTCIISMPELDTFENYLCEDVRARNNCKCADAGSVRCVRQHVMEAKEKLREDLGHHLFEELGFYEMGEEVAEKWTKEEERAFHDAILSNPASLGKNFWHHLSVAFPLRPHKDLVSYYFNVFMLRKRAEQNRFDPLNIDSDDDEWQKSELGVVNDDKDALVESPVNLNAPAYIQVEHLGCFNEHIEDADDVDGCNDGADVVGCDGIKDEDAGDIDDGSGAHVENPPGYSGGATETQLLDKTPSSNRENYDIQDDSCTSYEYQQDS